A DNA window from Hevea brasiliensis isolate MT/VB/25A 57/8 chromosome 2, ASM3005281v1, whole genome shotgun sequence contains the following coding sequences:
- the LOC131171163 gene encoding uncharacterized protein LOC131171163, with protein sequence MTRIFEPILHSALIYMDDILLFSKDVTTHRTLLSIFQQLVDSYGIMLSEKKSSLAQTDIDFLGMKFKDGKYQPRPHIAEELLKFPDKNLTEKQIQQFLVKAVALNPPPLKIPSIGYRILQTDASDTHWGAVLIKEIQGEKYICGHASGEFLEPQKHYHSVYKEILATFSKHLDIKLGFDFREAVSPF encoded by the exons atgacaaggatattCGAGCCCATACTTCACAGTGCTCTCATCTACATGGACGATATCCTTCTTTTCTCCAAAGATGTTACGACCCATAGGACACTTCTCTCTATATTTCAACAATTGGTggattcctatggaattatgctatcaGAGAAGAAGAGCTCATTGGCCCAAACTGATatcgacttccttggaatgaagttcaaggatggaaaataccaaccgAGGCCTCACATTGCTGAAGAATTACTAAAGTTCCCTGATAAGAACTTGACAGAAAAGCAAATACAGCAGTTCCTTG TCAAGGCAGTGGCTCTAAACCCACCACCTCTAAAGATTCCCAGCATTGGATACAGAATCCTTCAGActgatgctagtgacacccacTGGGGTGCAGTCCTCATCAAAGAAATACAAGGAGAAAAGTATATCTGCGGACATGCTAGTGGAGAATTTCTAGAGCCTCAGAAACATTATCATTCGGTCTATAAAGAAATATTAGCTACCTTCTCGAAGCATCTGGACATCAAGCTAGGCTTTGATTTCCGCGAGGCGGTCTCTCCATTTTGA
- the LOC131172202 gene encoding cytochrome P450 CYP82D47-like, with the protein MGLMPSAWARRPKMDYFLSLPTAEEKFLFFPTNARATVTFLILICSLIFWMLRRISRTAGKTKAPPEAGGAWPLIGHLHLLGGPQPPHIVLGNMVDKYGPVFTIKMGVYRALVVSNWEIAKECLTINDQAFANRPKTLAMDLLAYDRAVFGFSPYGTYWRQSRKIATHELLSNHRLEKLRHVRESEVGTALKELFKLWERKKNNSNTVLVEMKRWLADISLNVILRIIFGQSVGYMTANEGEENKRLREALRDFFDLSGRFVAADAIPFLRWLDIGGYERAMKKTAKDLDLVVEGWLKEHKEKKASGVKNGEEDFMDLMLDILDDDAEWVLGRDSDTVNKAMCLALTLAASDTTAVTLTWALSLLINHPDVLKKAQLELDINVGKERPVHESDMNNLVYLKAIIKETLRLYPAGPLSVPHESMEDCSVAGYHIPAGTRLLVNLTKIHRDPRVWSNPSEFQPERFLTIHKDYDIRGQNFEFIPFSNGRRMCPGVSFALQVLQLTLATLLQGFDIENPTSEQLDMSESIGLTNLRATPLECFLNPRLQSHLYQ; encoded by the exons ATGGGTCTCATGCCCTCGGCCTGGGCAAGGCGTCCGAAAATGGATTATTTTCTGTCGTTACCTACTGCAGAGGAAAAGTTTCTTTTCTTCCCCACAAATGCTAGGGCCACCGTGACCTTCCTCATCTTAATTTGCTCCTTGATCTTTTGGATGTTAAGAAGAATCTCAAGGACTGCAGGTAAGACAAAAGCACCGCCAGAAGCTGGAGGAGCATGGCCCCTAATTGGCCACCTTCACCTCCTAGGAGGGCCTCAACCCCCCCACATAGTATTGGGCAACATGGTTGACAAATACGGTCCTGTCTTCACTATCAAGATGGGCGTGTATCGAGCTTTGGTAGTGAGCAACTGGGAGATTGCCAAGGAATGTCTAACCATCAACGATCAAGCTTTCGCTAATCGTCCAAAAACTCTAGCCATGGACCTTTTGGCCTATGATCGTGCCGTGTTTGGGTTTAGCCCATACGGCACCTACTGGCGTCAATCGCGCAAGATAGCCACACATGAACTACTCTCTAACCACCGACTGGAGAAGCTGAGACATGTACGAGAATCGGAGGTGGGAACAGCTTTAAAAGAGTTGTTTAAATTATGGGAAAGGaagaaaaataattcaaatacggTGTTGGTGGAGATGAAGAGGTGGTTAGCAGACATATCCTTAAATGTGATCTTGAGGATAATTTTTGGGCAATCTGTGGGATATATGACTGCAAATGAAGGCGAGGAGAATAAAAGATTGAGGGAAGCGTTGAGGGATTTCTTTGATTTATCAGGGAGGTTTGTGGCGGCTGATGCGATACCCTTTTTGAGGTGGCTGGATATTGGGGGATACGAAAGAGCCATGAAGAAGACTGCAAAAGATTTGGACCTTGTTGTTGAAGGGTGGCTAAAGGAGCATAAGGAGAAGAAAGCTTCTGGTGTTAAGAATGGAGAAGAAGACTTCATGGATCTGATGCTGGACATTCTTGATGATGATGCTGAATGGGTTCTAGGTCGAGATTCCGATACCGTCAACAAAGCCATGTGCCTg GCTTTGACACTGGCAGCCTCAGACACCACAGCAGTAACTTTGACATGGGCTCTCTCTTTATTAATCAACCACCCAGATGTCCTGAAAAAGGCCCAGCTCGAGTTAGACATCAATGTTGGTAAGGAAAGACCAGTACATGAATCTGATATGAATAACTTGGTTTACCTTAAAGCCATCATCAAGGAAACGCTGCGATTATACCCTGCCGGACCACTTTCTGTGCCGCATGAGTCCATGGAGGACTGCTCTGTAGCTGGCTACCATATTCCAGCAGGCACAAGACTCCTCGTTAATCTTACCAAGATTCATCGTGATCCTAGGGTGTGGTCTAACCCTTCTGAGTTCCAACCAGAACGATTTCTTACAATTCACAAAGATTATGATATTAGGGGCCAAAACTTTGAGTTTATACCATTTAGCAATGGAAGAAGGATGTGCCCTGGTGTCTCTTTTGCTCTTCAGGTTTTGCAATTAACTCTTGCTACATTGCTACAGGGGTTTGATATTGAAAACCCAACTAGCGAGCAGCTTGATATGAGTGAGAGCATTGGATTAACCAACCTCAGAGCAACCCCACTTGAATGCTTTCTCAATCCTCGCCTTCAATCTCATCTCTATCAATAA